Proteins from a genomic interval of Nautilia sp. PV-1:
- a CDS encoding Mrp/NBP35 family ATP-binding protein codes for MKEKIKEMLKNVIYPGFKKSVVDFGFLKDVEVSEDGKQAIITYQIPSTDDEVAQKLNDTTIDTLKAEGIEASVNIIRPKKPRETSSRGVNKMPGVKSFVMVSSGKGGVGKTTTAVNLALALAKEGKKVGILDGDIYGPNVARMLGMQDRKPEVVGNKVKPFENYGVKFISMANLLPEGKALMWRGAMLVKALQQFMEDVEWGELDILVIDMPPGTGDAQMTMAQQVPVTAGVAVTTPQTVAVDDAKRSFDMFKQLHIPIAGVIENMSGFICPNCGVEYDIFGKGAAATLAKEYDTKVLAQIPIEPEIREGGDAGRPILVNRPDSESAKRFAKAAKEVIEFIDYVLAEDLSGNEMIQPVYGVNGTPSACSMQ; via the coding sequence GTGAAAGAAAAAATTAAAGAGATGCTCAAAAACGTAATTTATCCCGGATTTAAAAAATCTGTGGTGGATTTCGGTTTTTTAAAAGACGTAGAAGTCAGCGAAGACGGCAAACAGGCAATTATTACATATCAAATCCCTTCAACGGATGATGAGGTCGCTCAAAAACTAAACGATACAACAATCGACACATTAAAAGCCGAAGGCATTGAAGCAAGTGTAAACATTATAAGACCTAAAAAACCAAGGGAAACAAGCTCAAGAGGCGTAAATAAAATGCCTGGAGTAAAATCTTTCGTAATGGTTTCATCAGGTAAAGGGGGAGTGGGTAAAACTACTACTGCTGTAAACCTTGCTCTTGCACTTGCAAAAGAAGGTAAAAAAGTAGGTATCCTTGACGGTGATATTTACGGACCTAATGTAGCCAGAATGCTTGGAATGCAGGACAGAAAACCTGAAGTTGTAGGTAATAAAGTAAAACCTTTTGAAAATTACGGTGTTAAATTTATATCAATGGCAAATCTGCTTCCTGAAGGTAAAGCCCTTATGTGGAGAGGCGCTATGCTTGTAAAAGCGCTTCAGCAGTTTATGGAAGACGTAGAGTGGGGCGAACTTGATATATTGGTTATAGATATGCCTCCGGGAACGGGTGATGCGCAGATGACTATGGCTCAGCAGGTTCCAGTAACTGCAGGAGTTGCTGTCACTACTCCTCAGACTGTTGCGGTGGACGATGCAAAAAGAAGTTTTGATATGTTTAAACAACTGCATATTCCGATTGCGGGAGTAATTGAAAATATGAGCGGGTTTATATGTCCTAACTGCGGTGTCGAATATGATATTTTCGGAAAAGGCGCAGCTGCAACTTTGGCAAAAGAATATGATACTAAAGTACTTGCCCAGATTCCGATTGAGCCTGAAATCAGAGAAGGCGGAGATGCCGGAAGACCTATTCTTGTAAACAGACCTGATAGTGAAAGCGCTAAAAGATTTGCAAAAGCGGCAAAAGAGGTTATAGAATTTATCGATTACGTATTGGCTGAAGATCTTTCTGGAAATGAAATGATCCAGCCTGTATACGGAGTAAACGGAACGCCGAGTGCATGCAGTATGCAGTAA
- a CDS encoding RecB-like helicase, with translation MQRLLSLKASAGSGKTFSLALRYLALLFRGVNPSSILAVTFTNKAANEMKERVIKFLNSIQNDEDLLEILSETSGIDKKEILNKKDFILKEFLTSDIHITTIDAFIQKIIRKFGYYAGVDADFDIKSDNLENIFELFIEKLDNKEFNSLIEFAKIENKKSKSIVELFEMLYEKEKELSEWRMENGEWRIKDLLKEIEDIKSKFIMATEGCTQINNFFKKDPFDMLKVKTIPSFLENGTLAKVRGFKKCYEEWMDGEFERLISLIKELLISKERYVLNSLFSLYKKYLEIKNSVKSKENYLDFKDIEHKVYELLVEDELNRDFLYFRLDSKIEHILIDEFQDTSITQWKIFEPLVDEIKSGEGVKNFKSFFYVGDTKQAIYRFRGGSSDLFDYVYEQLKPFGMQQVELPKNYRSKEVIVEFVNRLFNLNQQAEKKGGYVEVKEGDLFEGLEDTLKFLFENGVRERDIAVLVYTNDDILKVADFIKEKFNKEVVTATRAKVSSQPFAKALIDILKYTFYTLENKKAEIYKLNFLTLIGRPYTSEPFYVPVKKPSEMIRDLMFEYNLIDESSLKLLEHSLKYKDLYDFVYGIDEYDEELPLSEFDGITVMTVHKSKGLEFENVIVMEKIGRDNNRSSNLLFDYEGIDLKDIKYNIAGREILDYEYAKIKEKEKTLEFRDKKNVEYVAFTRAVNSLFILKKEKSSFVSPLSAQKIGKFETESVPETKKEKSRFSLHLRHHGLQDVKKETEYKPNDFGAIYFGLALHYAFEMEDYDAVLNKYGIYTDVEKAYALYEMSKKELEIFEGRKYKEIPFVFENEEGIMDLMIENEEEVVIIDYKSARPEDESGYISQVEKYKTAAEKLTDKKVRGFILYADEKRLREV, from the coding sequence ATGCAAAGACTTCTCTCTCTTAAAGCCTCAGCCGGAAGCGGTAAGACGTTTTCGCTGGCTCTCAGGTATCTTGCGCTTCTTTTCAGGGGTGTAAACCCAAGCTCGATTCTGGCGGTTACGTTTACGAATAAAGCGGCGAATGAAATGAAAGAGAGAGTTATTAAATTTTTAAATTCTATACAAAACGATGAAGATTTGCTGGAAATTTTAAGCGAAACGTCAGGGATAGACAAAAAAGAGATTTTAAACAAAAAAGATTTTATTCTAAAAGAGTTTCTTACAAGCGATATACATATAACCACAATAGACGCGTTTATTCAGAAAATTATCAGAAAATTCGGTTATTACGCGGGAGTGGATGCGGATTTTGATATAAAAAGCGATAATTTGGAGAATATTTTTGAGCTTTTTATTGAAAAACTGGATAATAAAGAATTTAATTCACTTATAGAATTTGCCAAAATCGAAAATAAAAAATCAAAAAGCATAGTCGAGCTTTTTGAAATGCTGTATGAAAAAGAAAAAGAGCTCTCTGAATGGAGAATGGAGAATGGAGAATGGAGAATTAAAGATCTTTTAAAAGAGATTGAAGATATAAAATCTAAATTTATTATGGCGACCGAAGGGTGTACACAGATAAACAATTTCTTTAAAAAAGACCCTTTTGATATGCTCAAAGTTAAAACAATACCGAGCTTTTTGGAAAATGGGACTCTTGCCAAAGTCAGAGGTTTTAAAAAATGCTACGAAGAATGGATGGACGGTGAGTTTGAAAGGCTTATTTCACTTATAAAAGAGCTTTTGATTTCAAAAGAAAGGTATGTTCTAAATTCTCTTTTTTCACTGTATAAAAAATATCTGGAAATAAAAAACAGCGTTAAATCAAAAGAAAACTATCTTGATTTTAAAGATATTGAGCATAAGGTTTACGAACTTTTGGTTGAAGACGAACTTAACCGCGATTTTTTGTATTTCAGACTTGATTCGAAGATAGAGCATATTTTGATTGACGAATTTCAGGATACTTCTATAACGCAGTGGAAAATATTCGAGCCTCTTGTGGATGAGATTAAATCGGGTGAGGGCGTTAAGAATTTTAAAAGTTTCTTTTATGTGGGAGACACAAAGCAGGCTATTTACAGATTCAGAGGTGGCAGCAGCGATCTTTTCGATTATGTTTACGAACAGCTTAAACCTTTCGGAATGCAGCAGGTGGAACTTCCTAAAAATTACCGTTCGAAAGAAGTGATTGTAGAATTTGTAAACAGACTGTTTAATTTAAACCAGCAGGCGGAAAAAAAAGGCGGATATGTGGAAGTTAAAGAGGGAGATCTGTTTGAGGGGCTTGAAGATACTTTGAAGTTTTTATTTGAAAACGGCGTAAGGGAAAGGGATATTGCCGTTTTGGTATACACCAACGACGATATACTAAAAGTGGCCGATTTTATAAAGGAAAAATTTAATAAAGAAGTGGTCACCGCCACAAGGGCGAAAGTTTCTTCCCAGCCGTTTGCCAAAGCGCTGATAGATATACTTAAATACACTTTTTATACACTTGAAAACAAAAAGGCCGAAATATACAAACTTAATTTTTTAACGCTCATAGGCAGACCTTATACGTCCGAGCCTTTTTACGTTCCTGTAAAAAAACCTTCGGAAATGATCAGGGATCTGATGTTTGAATATAATCTGATAGACGAATCGAGCCTTAAACTTCTTGAACATTCACTAAAATACAAAGATCTGTATGATTTCGTATACGGAATAGACGAATACGATGAAGAGCTTCCTTTAAGCGAATTTGACGGTATTACGGTTATGACGGTGCATAAAAGCAAAGGTCTGGAATTTGAAAACGTAATCGTAATGGAAAAAATCGGCAGGGACAATAACAGAAGCAGCAATCTGCTGTTTGATTATGAAGGTATAGATTTAAAAGATATAAAATACAATATAGCCGGAAGGGAAATTCTTGATTATGAATACGCAAAAATTAAGGAAAAAGAAAAAACTCTGGAATTCAGGGATAAAAAAAACGTCGAATATGTAGCTTTCACCAGAGCCGTTAATTCCCTTTTTATATTAAAAAAAGAAAAATCTTCTTTTGTAAGTCCGCTGAGCGCTCAAAAAATCGGTAAATTCGAAACGGAAAGTGTGCCGGAAACCAAAAAAGAAAAAAGCAGATTCAGTCTGCACCTCAGACATCACGGTCTTCAGGATGTTAAAAAAGAGACGGAATACAAACCGAACGATTTTGGAGCCATATATTTCGGGCTTGCTCTGCATTACGCTTTTGAAATGGAAGATTACGATGCGGTCTTAAACAAATACGGAATTTATACCGATGTAGAAAAAGCATATGCCCTGTATGAGATGAGTAAAAAAGAATTGGAAATATTCGAAGGCAGAAAATACAAAGAAATTCCTTTTGTGTTTGAAAACGAAGAGGGAATTATGGATCTGATGATTGAAAACGAAGAGGAAGTAGTTATTATAGATTACAAATCAGCAAGGCCTGAAGACGAAAGCGGTTATATTTCACAGGTTGAAAAATATAAAACCGCGGCTGAGAAACTGACTGATAAAAAAGTAAGAGGTTTTATACTTTATGCAGATGAAAAGAGATTAAGGGAGGTTTAG
- the lpxB gene encoding lipid-A-disaccharide synthase — protein sequence MNKLLVSALEPSANLHLKEILNECKVKGEKCEITGVFDKSLGNPIIDGNEFNVMGFLDVIPKIRLAKKAIEKLSDMAGEADKVLLIDAPSFNLRLAKKIKQKHPDKEIIYYILPKVWAWKKGRIKDVNRYVDVKAYIFPFEREIWKDGVYVGNPLLDEIKFYRDSEKYGNIAFLPGSRKSEIKSLMPVFRELIKHLPGGKLLAVPEIYKNNINEIYGDVSGFEIVYDAHKALLKSDFAYICSGTATLEAAIIGTPFVLMYKAREIEYIIAKTFVKLNYVGLANIIFECEGLGEFHSEYLQDFDIEDLINDFQNSDFAEFQRKSKKLREILKYGSAENMVKLLIK from the coding sequence TTGAATAAACTGCTTGTAAGCGCTTTGGAGCCGAGCGCAAACCTGCATTTAAAAGAAATTTTGAATGAGTGTAAAGTAAAAGGTGAAAAGTGTGAAATTACGGGAGTGTTTGATAAAAGTCTTGGAAATCCTATAATAGACGGTAACGAGTTTAACGTGATGGGATTTTTGGATGTAATTCCTAAAATCAGACTTGCCAAAAAGGCTATAGAAAAATTAAGCGATATGGCCGGCGAAGCGGATAAAGTGCTTTTGATTGACGCGCCGAGTTTTAATTTAAGACTTGCCAAAAAAATAAAGCAAAAACATCCCGATAAAGAAATAATTTATTATATTTTGCCTAAAGTCTGGGCATGGAAAAAAGGCAGAATAAAAGACGTAAACAGATACGTGGACGTTAAGGCGTATATTTTTCCGTTCGAAAGAGAAATATGGAAAGACGGCGTATATGTGGGCAATCCTCTGCTTGATGAAATAAAATTTTACAGGGACAGTGAAAAATACGGAAATATAGCTTTTTTACCCGGCAGCAGAAAAAGTGAAATAAAATCTTTAATGCCGGTATTCAGAGAGCTTATCAAGCATCTGCCTGGCGGCAAACTTTTGGCCGTGCCTGAAATTTATAAAAATAATATAAATGAGATTTACGGGGATGTCAGCGGTTTTGAGATTGTTTATGATGCGCATAAGGCTTTGTTGAAAAGCGATTTTGCGTATATATGCAGCGGAACGGCTACGCTTGAAGCAGCGATTATAGGCACTCCTTTCGTTCTTATGTATAAAGCCCGTGAAATAGAATATATTATCGCCAAAACGTTTGTTAAGCTTAATTACGTAGGGCTGGCGAATATAATTTTTGAATGCGAAGGCCTTGGAGAGTTTCACAGTGAATATCTGCAGGATTTTGATATTGAGGATTTAATTAATGATTTTCAAAATAGCGATTTTGCGGAATTTCAAAGAAAATCAAAAAAACTTAGAGAAATATTGAAATACGGAAGTGCCGAAAACATGGTGAAATTATTAATAAAGTAA
- a CDS encoding DUF502 domain-containing protein: MKVFVRYFIKGVFAILPVVFTIWVVTYIAGILIQFIKIFYSKINNPLYSIILIIATVLLITYIGYIITKKQKSIILYITENIFSKVPVIKSIYNFFKELIHMFTNDKNYLGVVEIMFANYKTYAFLTKEEKERFIAFVPTAPNPTSGYVILLDKDKEVKGEITALGEWKRVDTNVKEALGKIISLGIK; encoded by the coding sequence ATGAAAGTGTTTGTGCGTTATTTTATAAAAGGTGTTTTTGCCATATTGCCCGTTGTTTTTACAATCTGGGTGGTTACTTACATAGCGGGGATATTAATCCAGTTTATAAAAATTTTCTATTCAAAAATCAACAATCCTTTATACAGCATTATCCTTATAATCGCTACGGTTCTGCTTATCACATACATAGGGTATATAATCACCAAAAAACAAAAAAGTATAATTCTCTACATCACGGAAAACATTTTTTCCAAAGTGCCCGTTATCAAAAGCATATACAATTTTTTCAAAGAGCTTATTCATATGTTTACAAACGATAAAAATTATTTAGGCGTAGTTGAGATTATGTTTGCAAACTACAAAACCTATGCGTTTTTGACAAAAGAGGAAAAAGAAAGATTCATAGCGTTCGTCCCAACCGCTCCGAACCCGACTTCGGGATATGTCATACTGCTTGACAAAGACAAAGAAGTCAAAGGCGAAATAACGGCTCTGGGAGAATGGAAAAGAGTCGATACGAACGTAAAAGAGGCTCTTGGTAAAATAATTTCATTAGGTATAAAATAA
- a CDS encoding class I SAM-dependent methyltransferase yields the protein MELWLKKISENYTDTCEFKRLYHGRGENEYKFLTIDSIDEILFVQFYERSDLEKNITDTLKNFIQNTGHHTIIIKKRYNNETFAVLGEIPEEYFAIENGIKFKLNFFNQNIGYFGDMKNSRRFIETIAKDKKILNLFAYTCGFSLFARRGGAEYVANVDMSKSVLATGMANHQINGLDIKNISFWPYNILKAFPKLKRQAPYDIIIIDPPTHQKGSFIASKDYIKIIKKLPGLSHKNTILLACINSPKFSKEELIEMIESNTSFKFQNRIKNPEEYTNSTLKSLVFSIQ from the coding sequence TTGGAATTGTGGTTAAAAAAAATATCGGAAAATTATACTGATACCTGTGAATTCAAACGGCTTTACCACGGGCGGGGAGAAAACGAATATAAATTTCTCACAATAGACAGCATAGACGAAATTCTTTTTGTTCAGTTTTATGAGCGTTCGGATTTGGAAAAAAATATAACAGACACCCTTAAAAACTTCATCCAAAACACCGGACATCATACAATAATCATAAAAAAACGCTATAACAACGAAACTTTTGCTGTTTTAGGCGAGATACCGGAAGAATATTTCGCAATTGAAAACGGTATAAAATTCAAACTCAATTTTTTTAATCAAAATATAGGCTATTTCGGAGATATGAAAAATTCACGCAGATTTATTGAAACAATCGCCAAAGATAAAAAAATTCTCAATCTGTTTGCCTATACGTGCGGCTTTTCGCTATTTGCCAGAAGAGGAGGCGCCGAATACGTAGCAAACGTGGATATGAGCAAATCGGTCCTTGCCACGGGAATGGCAAATCATCAGATAAACGGACTTGATATTAAAAACATATCGTTTTGGCCGTATAATATCCTAAAAGCATTTCCGAAACTGAAAAGACAGGCCCCTTACGACATAATCATAATAGACCCGCCTACACATCAAAAAGGAAGTTTCATAGCTTCTAAAGATTACATCAAAATCATAAAAAAACTGCCCGGACTTTCACATAAAAACACTATCCTCTTGGCATGTATCAATTCGCCCAAGTTTTCAAAAGAGGAGCTTATCGAAATGATAGAATCCAACACCTCCTTTAAATTTCAAAACCGGATTAAAAACCCGGAAGAATACACAAATTCAACTCTAAAAAGCCTAGTGTTTAGTATTCAATAA
- the argC gene encoding N-acetyl-gamma-glutamyl-phosphate reductase, with the protein MKKISVAIVGASGYTGLELIKILLNHPHFEISGLFGSEGGERIEEIYPSLKSVFECEIQKSDTEKLAKYDLVFLAVPHKTAMALVKELYGKTKIVDFSADYRLNQKNYEDYYCPHTDPANLENSAYGLPEIFREYIKKASLIANPGCYPTASILAIYPFIEYIEDGVFVDAKSGVSGAGKKLSSTTHFVKDNENFFAYNPVKHRHSVEIKEKTGLNVTFVPQLLPITRGMQVSVYAKLKKEIDPLEILQETYKNEEFIRISGKPVEIKNVAGTHYCDIFAVKNGNMLFINSVIDNLLRGASSQAVANANLMFGFEEGLALPKIAYVP; encoded by the coding sequence ATGAAAAAAATCAGTGTGGCAATAGTTGGGGCGAGCGGTTATACGGGGCTGGAACTTATAAAAATACTGTTAAACCATCCCCATTTTGAAATATCAGGGCTTTTCGGAAGCGAAGGAGGAGAGAGAATAGAAGAAATTTATCCTTCGCTTAAAAGTGTGTTTGAATGTGAAATACAAAAATCCGATACCGAAAAACTGGCAAAATATGATTTGGTTTTTCTTGCCGTTCCTCACAAAACAGCCATGGCGCTGGTAAAAGAGCTTTACGGCAAAACTAAAATAGTCGATTTTTCAGCGGATTACAGGCTTAATCAGAAAAATTACGAAGATTATTACTGTCCTCATACCGATCCTGCAAATCTTGAAAATTCGGCATACGGACTGCCTGAAATTTTCAGGGAGTATATTAAAAAAGCAAGTTTAATTGCAAATCCGGGATGTTATCCTACAGCCAGCATACTGGCTATTTATCCTTTTATAGAGTATATTGAAGACGGTGTTTTCGTAGATGCCAAAAGCGGAGTAAGCGGAGCAGGCAAGAAGCTCAGCTCGACTACTCATTTTGTAAAAGACAATGAGAATTTCTTTGCCTATAACCCTGTAAAACACCGCCATTCTGTTGAAATAAAAGAAAAAACAGGATTAAACGTCACTTTTGTTCCGCAGCTTCTGCCGATTACGAGGGGAATGCAGGTTAGCGTATATGCAAAACTGAAAAAAGAGATAGACCCGTTAGAAATTTTACAAGAAACCTACAAAAATGAAGAATTTATAAGAATAAGCGGCAAGCCGGTGGAAATTAAAAACGTTGCGGGTACGCACTACTGCGATATTTTTGCCGTTAAAAACGGCAATATGCTTTTTATTAACAGCGTAATCGACAATCTTTTAAGAGGGGCTTCCAGCCAGGCGGTTGCAAACGCAAATCTTATGTTCGGATTTGAAGAAGGGCTCGCACTGCCTAAAATAGCCTATGTTCCGTAA
- a CDS encoding lipid-A-disaccharide synthase — protein sequence MQTNFGCCLIDGKIVESKSAKLKVKNEKLKSQKRNAGKSKKVINQSKVEFE from the coding sequence ATGCAGACAAATTTCGGATGCTGTTTAATAGACGGAAAAATCGTTGAAAGCAAAAGCGCAAAGTTAAAAGTGAAAAATGAGAAATTAAAATCTCAAAAAAGAAATGCCGGAAAATCAAAAAAAGTAATTAACCAGTCAAAGGTTGAATTTGAATAA
- the thiC gene encoding phosphomethylpyrimidine synthase ThiC, whose product MRTEWIKKRMKDTTRTQMYYAKKGIITEEMEYVAKEENLDPELVRSEVARGRLIIPANINHKHLKPMAIGRVSRTKVNSNIGASALASDIEEEVRKLETSVKYGADTVMDLSAGAKNMDEIREAIIAASPVPIGTVPMYQIIDEIGDVLELTYDDILRVLEKQAKQGVSYFTIHAGLLLRHMPEIAKRKMGIVSRGGSLTASWMLKHHKENPFYTIFDDILDICKEYDVSLSLGDSLRPGCLYDASDKAQLDELKTLGELTLKAWDKDVQVMIEGPGHVPINEIERNVRLEQIYCHEAPFYVLGPLVLDIGAGYDHIGSAIGAAMAAWYGVSMLCYVTPKEHLGLPNEEDVREGMLAYKIAAHSADIARKIPGARDKDDEMSDARYRFDWKKQFELALDPERAKEYHDETLPQEVFKEAEFCSMCGPKFCSYKVTQDAMENFDWDEFKKEAEAKMKAEANN is encoded by the coding sequence ATGAGGACTGAATGGATTAAAAAAAGAATGAAAGATACGACCAGAACTCAGATGTACTATGCCAAAAAAGGCATTATTACTGAAGAGATGGAATATGTCGCAAAAGAAGAAAACCTGGATCCAGAGCTTGTCAGAAGCGAGGTTGCCAGAGGAAGGCTGATAATCCCCGCAAATATAAATCATAAACATTTAAAGCCGATGGCAATCGGAAGGGTCAGCAGAACAAAAGTAAACTCAAACATAGGAGCAAGCGCTCTTGCGAGTGATATCGAAGAAGAAGTCAGAAAACTTGAAACTTCCGTAAAATACGGAGCCGATACGGTAATGGATCTGAGTGCCGGAGCCAAAAACATGGATGAAATAAGAGAGGCTATTATTGCTGCAAGTCCGGTTCCTATCGGAACTGTTCCCATGTATCAGATAATTGATGAAATAGGAGATGTTCTTGAACTTACATACGATGATATTTTAAGAGTTCTTGAAAAACAGGCTAAACAGGGCGTCAGCTATTTTACAATCCATGCTGGGCTTTTATTAAGACATATGCCGGAAATCGCAAAAAGAAAAATGGGAATAGTGAGCCGCGGGGGAAGTCTTACGGCAAGCTGGATGCTTAAACACCATAAAGAAAATCCTTTTTATACTATATTTGATGATATTTTGGATATATGCAAGGAATATGATGTATCGCTTTCACTAGGAGACAGCCTTAGACCTGGATGTTTGTATGACGCAAGCGACAAAGCGCAGCTTGATGAGCTAAAAACATTAGGAGAGCTGACTCTAAAAGCCTGGGATAAAGACGTTCAGGTAATGATAGAAGGCCCTGGACACGTTCCTATTAATGAAATAGAAAGAAACGTCAGGTTAGAGCAGATATACTGTCATGAAGCGCCGTTTTACGTATTGGGTCCTCTTGTACTTGATATCGGTGCGGGGTATGATCATATAGGAAGTGCTATCGGTGCTGCAATGGCCGCATGGTACGGAGTTAGTATGCTCTGCTACGTAACACCGAAAGAACACCTCGGACTTCCGAACGAAGAGGACGTAAGGGAAGGTATGCTTGCATATAAAATTGCAGCCCATTCTGCGGATATCGCAAGGAAAATCCCTGGTGCAAGAGATAAAGACGATGAAATGAGCGACGCAAGATACAGATTTGACTGGAAAAAACAGTTTGAACTGGCACTTGACCCCGAAAGGGCAAAAGAATACCATGACGAAACGCTTCCGCAGGAAGTTTTTAAAGAAGCGGAATTTTGCTCTATGTGCGGACCGAAGTTCTGCAGTTACAAGGTAACTCAGGATGCTATGGAGAACTTTGACTGGGATGAATTTAAAAAAGAAGCGGAAGCAAAAATGAAAGCTGAAGCAAATAATTGA
- a CDS encoding cation diffusion facilitator family transporter, which yields MDRTQIYKEKKKIALFSVTVNATLALIKIIGGMISGSAALTADGIHSLSDLAASFSVLAGIIIANKKAKDFPMGLYKVENLVALISAFAIFFAGYEIARDVFFGEPMKITNLPVAVIAIGLTVVITFLYSRWEKKKAIELNSPSLMADAEHVKSDFFTALVVLVGVIGQYMGHPVIEKIAVAVVVYFIFHSGWEILVDAIKVLLDASVDHETLDEIRKILEKEDMIEKINDIRGRNAGSYKFIYLDIDVKTDSIKEAHAYVHQLEEKIKQAIPEVERVITHYE from the coding sequence TTGGATAGAACTCAAATCTATAAAGAAAAGAAAAAAATAGCTCTGTTTTCTGTTACGGTTAATGCCACCCTTGCTTTAATTAAAATTATAGGTGGTATGATATCTGGATCTGCTGCATTGACGGCCGACGGTATACATTCACTTTCAGACCTAGCGGCATCGTTCAGCGTATTGGCCGGAATTATAATTGCAAATAAAAAAGCAAAAGATTTTCCTATGGGACTTTACAAAGTGGAAAATCTTGTTGCGTTGATTTCGGCTTTTGCAATATTTTTCGCAGGTTATGAAATAGCCAGAGACGTGTTTTTCGGTGAACCTATGAAAATAACCAACCTGCCTGTAGCGGTTATAGCAATAGGTCTTACGGTTGTGATAACATTTTTGTATTCAAGATGGGAAAAGAAAAAAGCGATTGAACTTAATTCGCCTTCATTAATGGCGGATGCCGAACACGTAAAAAGCGACTTTTTTACCGCTCTTGTTGTTTTAGTAGGTGTTATAGGCCAGTATATGGGCCACCCGGTTATAGAAAAAATAGCGGTAGCGGTAGTCGTTTACTTTATTTTCCACAGCGGATGGGAAATTTTAGTTGATGCCATTAAAGTGCTTTTAGACGCATCAGTCGACCATGAAACGCTTGATGAAATCAGAAAAATACTTGAAAAAGAAGATATGATAGAGAAAATAAACGATATCAGGGGAAGAAACGCGGGAAGCTATAAATTTATCTATCTTGATATAGACGTAAAAACAGACTCAATTAAAGAAGCCCATGCATATGTGCATCAATTGGAAGAAAAAATCAAACAGGCTATTCCTGAGGTGGAGAGAGTAATTACCCATTACGAATAA
- the greA gene encoding transcription elongation factor GreA has protein sequence MHKEPMTKYGYEKLSKELEYLKTKARPEVAKEIDSARELGDLKENAEYHAAKEKQSHIERRIAELSDILSRAVVVDPSEHAHNRVAFGSTVYLIDVDTDEEEKYTIVGAPEANPEKGLISYHSPLAKALIGKEVGDEVEVNLPGGVKVYEIDKICFENICFS, from the coding sequence ATGCATAAAGAACCGATGACTAAATACGGATATGAAAAATTAAGCAAAGAGCTTGAGTATTTGAAAACAAAAGCAAGACCCGAAGTGGCTAAAGAAATAGACAGCGCAAGAGAACTCGGGGATTTAAAAGAAAACGCGGAATATCACGCGGCGAAAGAAAAGCAGTCTCATATTGAAAGAAGAATAGCGGAGCTCAGCGATATATTAAGTAGAGCCGTTGTAGTGGATCCTAGTGAGCACGCCCATAACAGGGTGGCGTTCGGGAGCACCGTTTATCTTATAGACGTTGATACGGATGAAGAAGAAAAATACACTATAGTGGGAGCTCCGGAAGCAAACCCTGAAAAAGGGCTGATTTCTTATCATTCTCCTTTGGCGAAAGCGTTAATCGGAAAAGAAGTTGGAGATGAGGTGGAAGTAAATCTTCCGGGGGGCGTTAAAGTATATGAAATAGATAAAATCTGTTTTGAAAATATCTGTTTTAGCTAA
- the dut gene encoding dUTP diphosphatase, whose amino-acid sequence MKLKIKKLNKNAVIPAYQTKEAAGFDLHSIEDVIINPGERKLIGTGLAFEIEFGYEVQIRPRSGLAYKHGITVLNTPGTIDSDYRGEIKVLLINHGNEAFEIKEGERIAQAVIAPVVQAEITEVEELSDTDRGAGGFGSTGK is encoded by the coding sequence ATGAAACTTAAAATTAAAAAATTAAATAAAAATGCGGTTATTCCCGCATATCAGACTAAAGAAGCAGCGGGGTTTGATCTGCATTCGATAGAAGACGTAATTATCAATCCCGGAGAGAGAAAACTTATCGGCACTGGTCTGGCTTTTGAGATCGAGTTCGGATACGAGGTGCAGATAAGACCGAGAAGCGGTTTGGCATACAAACACGGTATAACGGTATTAAACACTCCTGGCACAATTGACAGCGATTACAGGGGAGAGATAAAAGTGCTTTTAATCAATCACGGAAATGAGGCTTTTGAGATAAAAGAGGGAGAAAGAATAGCTCAGGCCGTAATAGCTCCTGTGGTACAGGCGGAAATAACAGAGGTTGAAGAATTAAGCGATACCGACAGAGGTGCCGGAGGATTCGGGAGCACAGGGAAATAA